One segment of Brassica napus cultivar Da-Ae chromosome C3, Da-Ae, whole genome shotgun sequence DNA contains the following:
- the LOC106386911 gene encoding vacuolar protein sorting-associated protein 24 homolog 1, with protein sequence MEKVMNLIKPKPDPKQILRDWQRKLRQECRNIERQIRDIQKEERTVQKAIKEAAKRNDMVSAKALAKEVVSARRTVNRLYENKAQMNSISMHLGESVAVARTVGHLSKSAEVMKLVNNLMKAPQMAATMQEFSKEMTKAGVIEEFVNEAIDNALDSEDMEEEIDEEVDKVLTAIAGETAAELPEAVRKERIKVPAQKASTSREEEAIAEGVDDEEELEEIRARLAKVRS encoded by the exons GTGATGAACCTGATAAAGCCGAAGCCTGATCCGAAGCAAATCTTACGTGATTGGCAACGAAAGCTTCGTCAAGAGTGCCGTAACATCGAACGCCAAATCCGAG ATATacagaaagaagagagaacGGTTCAGAAAGCTATTAAAGAAGCTGCTAAGCGTAACGATATGGTCTCAGCAAAG GCGCTTGCTAAGGAGGTTGTGAGTGCGAGAAGAACAGTTAACCGTTTATACGAAAACAAGGCCCAGATGAATTCCATATCAATGCACCTCGGAGAAAGTGTTG CTGTTGCTCGGACCGTTGGGCATCTGTCCAAGAGCGCAGAGGTTATGAAGCTTGTCAATAACCTCATGAAGGCtcctcaaatggctgcaactaTGCAGGAGTTCAGCAAAGAGATGACTAAG GCTGGAGTTATTGAGGAGTTTGTGAACGAGGCCATTGACAATGCGCTAGACTCAGAGGATATGGAGGAAGAGATCGACGAAGAGGTTGATAAAGTGTTGACTGCCATCGCTGGAGAAACCGCTGCTGAGCTTCCAGAAGCTGTCAGGAAGGAAAGGATAAAGGTGCCTGCACAGAAGGCGAGCACTTCCCGCGAG gAAGAGGCAATTGCAGAAGGTGTTGATGATGAGGAAGAACTGGAGGAGATTCGAGCTCGCCTCGCTAAAGTTAGATCCTAA
- the LOC111213962 gene encoding serine carboxypeptidase-like 47: protein MQVRNFSQLFLVFVVVLSSKQENVNSDPSVDELARHAGYYTLEHSKPARMFYFFFESKNNVTDPVVLWLTGGPGCSGSVALFTENGPFAISENLSLSWNPYSWDKVSNIIYVDQPVGTGFSNISDTSLLRHDETGVSNDLYDFLQAFFKDHPQLQKNDFYITGESYAGHYVPALASRIRSGNKNDEGIPINLKGVAIGNGLTNPEIQYGAYADYALEMKLISQSVHESLKQDYVDCQSSIRICNRDGGLACNSSYYICNQIPEQILSENEGINYYDLRKICVGEMCYDIWNVQTFLNQENVRKALGVGDNKFELCSGNVNDAMVVDWMINIEVKIPALVEDGINLLVYAGEYDLVCNWLGNSRWVEQMNWSGQKEFGSAKTVAFLVDGKEAGLMKNHGPLTFLKVHDAGHMVPMDQPKASLQMLQTWMQGRLSTPTDPQ, encoded by the exons ATGCAAGTCAGAAATTTCTCCCAGCTTTTCCTTGTCTTTGTTGTTGTCTTGTCTTCAAAACAAGAAAATGTCAACAGCGATCCTTCCGTGGATGAACTAGCACGTCACGCTGGTTATTACACACTGGAGCATTCAAAACCAGCAAG AATGTTCTACTTCTTCTTTGAGTCAAAGAACAACGTTACCGATCCAGTTGTACTCTGGCTAACCGGTGGACCGGGTTGCAGTGGCAGTGTGGCTCTGTTCACTGAGAACGGTCCATTCGCTATCTCGGAGAATCTCTCCCTCTCTTGGAACCCGTATAGCTGGGACAAG GTCTCTAATATAATTTACGTCGACCAACCAGTTGGGACTGGTTTCAGTAACATATCGGACACTAGCCTTCTCCGTCACGACGAGACTGGCGTGAGCAATGACCTTTACGATTTTCTTCAG GCTTTTTTCAAGGACCATCCACAACTCCAGAAAAATGATTTCTATATTACCGGTGAATCGTATGCTGGTCATTACGTTCCCGCTTTAGCTTCTCGCATTCGCAGTGGAAACAAGAACGATGAAGGGATTCCAATAAACCTTAAA GGTGTTGCGATTGGTAACGGTCTAACCAACCCAGAGATCCAGTATGGAGCATATGCAGACTATGCACTGGAGATGAAGTTAATCTCCCAGTCTGTTCATGAAAGTCTCAAACAAGATTACGTAGACTGCCAAAGTTCCATAAGAATATGCA aTCGTGATGGTGGTTTAGCTTGTAATTCTTCTTACTATATCTGCAACCAAATTCCTGAGCAGATTCTTTCAGAAAACGAAGGCATAAAC TACTACGACTTGAGGAAAATATGTGTAGGAGAAATGTGTTATGACATTTGGAATGTGCAAACATTCTTGAACCAAGAAAACGTACGGAAAGCTTTAGGAGTTGGAGACAACAAATTTGAGTTGTGCAGTGGTAATGTTAATGACGCAATGGTTGTGGATTGGATGATTAATATTGAGGTTAAGATTCCAGCTCTTGTCGAAGATGGAATCAATCTTCTAGTTTATGCAGGGGAATATGATCTTGTTTGCAATTGGCTTG GAAACTCCAGGTGGGTTGAGCAGATGAATTGGTCAGGGCAGAAAGAATTCGGATCAGCCAAGACAGTGGCATTCCTGGTAGATGGTAAAGAAGCCGGTTTGATGAAGAATCACGGTCCTCTCACTTTTCTTAAG GTTCATGATGCTGGACACATGGTCCCGATGGATCAGCCAAAAGCTTCCTTACAAATGCTCCAGACTTGGATGCAAGGAAGGCTTTCTACTCCAACGGATCCTCAGTGA
- the LOC106383511 gene encoding uncharacterized protein LOC106383511, with protein MDTLIMVSIMTLVLFVSSGSARAATLIVSNQMQRRANVPVFVTCQGSIPRMSKPIPLGQVSLIKIPITSGQNATDDIPPTAGKNDKPARPRVSQRTSCEGTFWGEAQFVPSLRMYRLYDSDTDSAVRFVVAKDDGFYCWNNDKNYWHKCPMIIFI; from the coding sequence ATGGACACTCTTATAATGGTATCGATCATGACCCTAGTGCTCTTTGTTAGCTCTGGATCCGCACGTGCGGCCACTCTTATCGTATCCAACCAGATGCAGAGACGTGCTAATGTTCCCGTCTTCGTGACGTGCCAGGGCTCAATTCCTAGGATGTCTAAACCCATACCTTTGGGTCAAGTCTCGTTGATAAAGATCCCAATCACTAGCGGACAAAATGCGACTGATGATATCCCACCCACTGCTGGAAAAAACGATAAACCGGCGAGACCTAGAGTGTCGCAGCGGACGTCTTGCGAAGGAACGTTTTGGGGTGAAGCGCAATTCGTGCCCTCTTTGAGGATGTACCGTTTGTACGATTCGGACACTGATTCTGCGGTGCGTTTCGTTGTTGCAAAAGATGATGGGTTTTACTGTTGGAACAATGACAAGAATTATTGGCACAAGTGTCCTATGATCATTTTCATCTAA
- the LOC106383512 gene encoding serine carboxypeptidase-like 47 isoform X1, producing MQVRNFSQLFLVFVVVLSSKQENVNSDPSVDELARHAGYYTLEHSKPARMFYFFFESKNNVTDPVVLWLTGGPGCSGSVALFTENGPFAISENLSLSWNPYSWDKVSNIIYVDQPVGTGFSNISDTSLLRHDETGVSNDLYDFLQAFFKDHPQLQKNDFYITGESYAGHYVPALASRIRSGNKNDEGIPINLKGVAIGNGLTNPEIQYGAYADYALEMKLISQSVHESLKQDYVDCQSSIRICSNLYKHHHFNYIGFGSDLFFKDILILLFSDRDGGLACNSSYYICNQIPEQILSENEGINYYDLRKICVGEMCYDIWNVQTFLNQENVRKALGVGDNKFELCSGNVNDAMVVDWMINIEVKIPALVEDGINLLVYAGEYDLVCNWLGNSRWVEQMNWSGQKEFGSAKTVAFLVDGKEAGLMKNHGPLTFLKVHDAGHMVPMDQPKASLQMLQTWMQGRLSTPTDPQ from the exons ATGCAAGTCAGAAATTTCTCCCAGCTTTTCCTTGTCTTTGTTGTTGTCTTGTCTTCAAAACAAGAAAATGTCAACAGCGATCCTTCCGTGGATGAACTAGCACGTCACGCTGGTTATTACACACTGGAGCATTCAAAACCAGCAAG AATGTTCTACTTCTTCTTTGAGTCAAAGAACAACGTTACCGATCCAGTTGTACTCTGGCTAACCGGTGGACCGGGTTGCAGTGGCAGTGTGGCTCTGTTCACTGAGAACGGTCCATTCGCTATCTCGGAGAATCTCTCCCTCTCTTGGAACCCGTATAGCTGGGACAAG GTCTCTAATATAATTTACGTCGACCAACCAGTTGGGACTGGTTTCAGTAACATATCGGACACTAGCCTTCTCCGTCACGACGAGACTGGCGTGAGCAATGACCTTTACGATTTTCTTCAG GCTTTTTTCAAGGACCATCCACAACTCCAGAAAAATGATTTCTATATTACCGGTGAATCGTATGCTGGTCATTACGTTCCCGCTTTAGCTTCTCGCATTCGCAGTGGAAACAAGAACGATGAAGGGATTCCAATAAACCTTAAA GGTGTTGCGATTGGTAACGGTCTAACCAACCCAGAGATCCAGTATGGAGCATATGCAGACTATGCACTGGAGATGAAGTTAATCTCCCAGTCTGTTCATGAAAGTCTCAAACAAGATTACGTAGACTGCCAAAGTTCCATAAGAATATGCAGTAATTTATATAAACACCACCATTTCAATTATATCGGATTTGGTTCTGaccttttttttaaagatattcttattttgttattttcagaTCGTGATGGTGGTTTAGCTTGTAATTCTTCTTACTATATCTGCAACCAAATTCCTGAGCAGATTCTTTCAGAAAACGAAGGCATAAAC TACTACGACTTGAGGAAAATATGTGTAGGAGAAATGTGTTATGACATTTGGAATGTGCAAACATTCTTGAACCAAGAAAACGTACGGAAAGCTTTAGGAGTTGGAGACAACAAATTTGAGTTGTGCAGTGGTAATGTTAATGACGCAATGGTTGTGGATTGGATGATTAATATTGAGGTTAAGATTCCAGCTCTTGTCGAAGATGGAATCAATCTTCTAGTTTATGCAGGGGAATATGATCTTGTTTGCAATTGGCTTG GAAACTCCAGGTGGGTTGAGCAGATGAATTGGTCAGGGCAGAAAGAATTCGGATCAGCCAAGACAGTGGCATTCCTGGTAGATGGTAAAGAAGCCGGTTTGATGAAGAATCACGGTCCTCTCACTTTTCTTAAG GTTCATGATGCTGGACACATGGTCCCGATGGATCAGCCAAAAGCTTCCTTACAAATGCTCCAGACTTGGATGCAAGGAAGGCTTTCTACTCCAACGGATCCTCAGTGA